The proteins below come from a single Gammaproteobacteria bacterium genomic window:
- a CDS encoding leucyl aminopeptidase family protein, translating to MAKTYYALECFTAATDGSAVPIIPVARNDYPAWLERQPETRRRWLTSADFYIAGEMPALVPGERGTLEAIIVGVESAADFWAFGTLPLRLPVGDYRIAAEGAIDEASAALGWGLGAYRFQRYKSAARELPRLVLGDGIDPAAIEAQVRAAYLVRDLINTPAADMMPAQLAEAAAGLAEEFGAQMREIVGDELLTGGYPAIHAVGRASVHTPRLIDVLWGQPDHPKVTLVGKGVCFDSGGLDIKSASGMRIMKKDMGGAAHALGLAYLVMAVKLPVRLRVLIPAVENAISGNAFRPGDVLATRKGLSVEVDNTDAEGRLVLCDALAEAAAESPALVIDFTTLTGAARIALGTELPGFFTASDEVAEGVMNAASRAHDPVWRLPLHAPYRAMLDSDIADLVNASPEPYGGAIIAALFLQAFMPASIDWLHFDVMAWNLRAKPGRPRGGEVMGMRAVFEYLGQRFPQPA from the coding sequence GTGGCGAAAACCTATTACGCCCTCGAATGTTTCACGGCCGCCACGGATGGGTCAGCCGTTCCGATCATCCCGGTCGCGCGGAACGACTATCCCGCCTGGCTCGAGCGCCAGCCAGAAACGCGCCGCCGCTGGCTCACGAGCGCCGACTTCTATATCGCTGGCGAAATGCCGGCGCTCGTGCCAGGTGAGCGCGGTACCCTGGAAGCAATCATTGTCGGGGTCGAATCCGCGGCGGACTTCTGGGCGTTCGGCACTTTGCCCCTGCGCCTGCCGGTCGGCGATTACCGCATCGCCGCCGAAGGGGCGATTGACGAAGCGAGCGCCGCACTGGGCTGGGGGCTGGGTGCGTACCGTTTTCAGCGCTACAAGTCGGCCGCGCGCGAACTGCCCCGACTGGTGCTGGGTGATGGCATAGATCCGGCGGCAATAGAAGCACAGGTGCGCGCCGCTTATCTGGTGCGGGATCTGATCAATACGCCGGCCGCGGACATGATGCCGGCGCAACTGGCGGAAGCGGCCGCCGGGCTCGCGGAAGAATTCGGCGCGCAGATGCGGGAAATTGTCGGTGACGAGCTTCTGACCGGCGGTTATCCAGCGATCCACGCGGTGGGTCGCGCCAGCGTCCATACGCCGCGCCTGATCGACGTGCTCTGGGGGCAGCCGGATCATCCGAAAGTCACGCTGGTAGGGAAGGGCGTTTGCTTCGACAGCGGCGGTCTCGATATCAAGTCGGCAAGCGGCATGCGCATCATGAAAAAAGACATGGGCGGCGCCGCGCACGCGCTGGGTCTGGCGTATCTGGTCATGGCCGTAAAATTACCGGTGCGTCTGCGGGTGCTGATTCCCGCGGTGGAAAACGCCATTTCCGGCAATGCGTTCCGGCCGGGCGACGTGCTGGCTACGCGCAAGGGTTTGAGCGTGGAGGTCGATAACACCGATGCCGAAGGACGCCTGGTACTGTGCGATGCGCTCGCGGAAGCCGCGGCGGAGTCGCCGGCGCTGGTGATCGATTTCACTACTTTGACGGGTGCGGCGCGTATCGCGCTGGGTACCGAATTGCCGGGCTTCTTCACGGCGTCGGATGAGGTGGCCGAGGGCGTGATGAATGCAGCCAGCCGCGCGCACGATCCGGTGTGGCGATTACCGCTGCACGCGCCCTATCGAGCGATGTTGGACAGCGACATCGCCGATCTCGTGAACGCCTCACCGGAGCCATACGGTGGCGCGATTATCGCCGCACTGTTCTTGCAGGCGTTTATGCCGGCGTCGATCGATTGGCTGCACTTCGACGTCATGGCGTGGAACCTGCGCGCCAAGCCGGGACGCCCAAGAGGCGGCGAGGTTATGGGCATGCGCGCCGTGTTCGAATATCTCGGTCAGCGTTTTCCACAACCCGCATGA
- the dusA gene encoding tRNA dihydrouridine(20/20a) synthase DusA: MKLDRTLSIAPMMARTDRHFRYLARLITRHALLYTEMITTGALLRGDAARLLAHDDTEHPLALQLGGCDPQDLARCARLAEEAGFDEVNLNVGCPSDRVQAARFGACLMAEPALVADCVAAMCGAVALPVTVKTRIGIDRQDSFEVLSRFVATVAAAGCGTFIIHARKAWLRGLSPKENRALPPLRYDVVRRLKQEFPGLEIILNGGVTSLDQAHAELMHVDGVMLGREAYQNPFSLAEVDSRFYGDSAAARTRDEVLSEFIAYLERRQLMYGTPLSQIAPHMMGIFHGQKGARLWRGCLSMVGARRGDLRNIEEVQRQLAAINKVTAEDAMECSSPL, translated from the coding sequence ATGAAGCTGGACCGTACTCTCTCCATCGCACCGATGATGGCGCGCACCGATCGACATTTTCGCTATCTGGCAAGGCTTATTACGCGCCACGCGTTGCTTTATACGGAAATGATTACAACCGGGGCGCTGTTGCGCGGGGACGCCGCCCGTCTGCTCGCCCACGACGATACCGAACATCCACTGGCCTTGCAGCTCGGCGGCTGCGATCCGCAGGATCTGGCGCGTTGTGCGCGCCTCGCCGAAGAGGCTGGCTTCGATGAGGTCAATCTTAACGTCGGCTGCCCTAGCGACCGTGTGCAGGCGGCTCGCTTCGGGGCCTGCCTGATGGCGGAGCCCGCGCTCGTCGCAGACTGCGTGGCCGCGATGTGCGGGGCGGTCGCGCTGCCCGTTACGGTGAAGACCCGCATCGGCATCGATCGCCAAGACTCGTTCGAAGTCTTGTCCCGCTTCGTGGCTACGGTGGCTGCGGCCGGTTGCGGCACGTTCATTATTCACGCGCGCAAAGCCTGGCTGCGTGGCTTGAGTCCTAAAGAGAATCGTGCCTTACCGCCGTTGCGCTATGACGTAGTGCGTCGATTGAAGCAGGAATTCCCCGGGCTTGAGATCATATTGAATGGCGGTGTCACCTCGCTGGATCAGGCGCACGCGGAACTGATGCATGTGGACGGGGTAATGCTCGGCCGCGAGGCTTACCAGAATCCATTTAGTCTGGCGGAGGTGGATAGCCGCTTCTACGGAGACAGCGCCGCGGCGCGCACGCGCGACGAGGTGCTGAGTGAATTTATCGCCTATCTCGAGCGGCGGCAGTTAATGTACGGCACGCCACTCTCACAAATCGCGCCCCACATGATGGGCATCTTCCACGGCCAGAAGGGTGCGCGACTCTGGCGCGGTTGTCTGAGCATGGTCGGTGCCCGGCGCGGCGACCTCAGAAACATCGAAGAGGTGCAACGGCAGTTGGCGGCAATCAACAAGGTCACTGCGGAAGATGCGATGGAGTGCTCAAGCCCGCTTTAA
- a CDS encoding malate dehydrogenase — protein MKKPARVAITGTAGNIGYALAFRIAAGDMLGPDQPVILQLIEIEPALKALQGVEMELRDCAFPLLEEIIATADTNEGFDGADYVMLVGSKPRGPGMERADLLSANGKIFGPQGKAINDQASPDVKVIVVGNPANTNALIAAANAPDLDRRQFTCMMRLDHNRALSQLAQKTATHVNHIRHMIVWGNHSASQYPDISHCTVKGKPAKELVAQDWYRDEFMPTVQQRGAAIIKARGASSAASAASAAIDHIKTWVHGTPKDDWVSMGIPSDGSYGIAPGILYSYPVTCANGHYTIVQDLAIDEFSTKKMQATERELREERKAVEDLL, from the coding sequence ATGAAAAAACCCGCACGCGTCGCCATTACCGGCACGGCCGGCAACATAGGCTATGCGCTGGCGTTTCGTATCGCAGCTGGCGATATGCTGGGCCCGGACCAGCCGGTGATTCTGCAACTCATCGAGATCGAGCCCGCGCTCAAGGCTCTGCAAGGGGTCGAAATGGAGTTGCGCGATTGCGCGTTTCCGCTGCTCGAAGAAATTATTGCCACGGCGGACACCAACGAAGGTTTCGACGGTGCCGACTACGTGATGCTGGTGGGATCAAAGCCGCGCGGTCCCGGTATGGAGCGCGCCGACCTGCTGAGCGCGAACGGAAAGATTTTCGGCCCGCAGGGCAAGGCGATCAATGATCAGGCTTCGCCGGACGTCAAGGTCATCGTGGTCGGCAATCCGGCCAACACCAATGCGCTGATCGCCGCGGCCAACGCGCCGGACCTCGATCGGCGCCAGTTTACCTGCATGATGCGGCTGGATCACAATCGGGCGCTCAGCCAGCTGGCGCAAAAAACCGCCACCCACGTCAATCACATCAGGCACATGATCGTCTGGGGCAACCACTCGGCCAGTCAATACCCGGACATCAGCCACTGCACCGTCAAGGGCAAACCGGCGAAAGAACTGGTGGCGCAGGACTGGTATCGCGACGAATTCATGCCAACCGTGCAGCAACGCGGCGCCGCAATTATCAAGGCGCGCGGCGCGTCGTCCGCAGCTTCCGCGGCCTCTGCGGCGATCGATCACATCAAGACCTGGGTGCATGGTACGCCGAAAGACGACTGGGTCAGCATGGGCATCCCGTCCGACGGCAGCTACGGCATCGCACCCGGCATTCTTTATTCCTACCCGGTCACCTGCGCCAACGGCCACTATACAATCGTGCAAGACCTCGCCATCGATGAATTCAGCACCAAGAAGATGCAGGCGACCGAACGCGAACTGCGCGAGGAGCGCAAGGCAGTCGAGGATCTGCTTTAA
- a CDS encoding ABC transporter ATP-binding protein translates to MTAALSIRNLSKTYKSGVTALKGIDLEIQEGDFFALLGPNGAGKSTTIGIVSSLINKSGGKVFIFGRDIDTQFADARASLGLVPQEFNFNMFEPIVEIVVNQAGYYGIDRRPAYVAAEACLRRLGLWEKRRTSARELSGGMKRRLMIARALVHSPRLLILDEPTAGVDIETRRSMWTFLRQINGEGTTIILTTHYLEEAESLCRTIGIIDGGRVIENTSMRRLLDTLHVETFVLFLRNPVVQLPPLPAYDAQQVDGTTIEVSISKEQNLNQVFQSLSGHGIEVLSMKNKSNRLEELFVRLVNTKSAS, encoded by the coding sequence ATGACCGCCGCACTCTCGATCCGCAATTTATCCAAAACCTACAAGAGCGGCGTGACCGCGCTCAAGGGTATCGATCTGGAGATTCAGGAGGGCGATTTCTTCGCGCTGCTGGGCCCCAACGGCGCCGGAAAATCAACCACTATCGGTATCGTCAGCTCCCTGATCAACAAGTCGGGCGGCAAGGTTTTTATCTTCGGCAGGGATATCGATACACAGTTCGCTGACGCACGCGCCAGTCTCGGCCTGGTGCCGCAGGAATTCAATTTCAACATGTTCGAACCCATCGTCGAGATTGTGGTTAATCAAGCGGGGTATTACGGGATTGACCGCCGTCCCGCGTATGTCGCGGCCGAAGCCTGCCTCAGGCGCTTAGGGCTCTGGGAGAAGCGGCGCACCAGCGCACGCGAGCTTTCCGGCGGCATGAAACGGCGGCTCATGATCGCGCGCGCGCTGGTGCACAGCCCGCGGCTGCTGATATTGGACGAGCCGACCGCCGGCGTAGATATCGAAACACGGCGCTCGATGTGGACGTTCCTGCGGCAGATCAACGGCGAGGGCACCACTATCATACTCACCACGCATTACCTGGAAGAAGCCGAGAGCCTGTGCCGCACCATCGGCATCATCGACGGCGGGCGGGTGATCGAGAACACCAGCATGCGCCGCCTGCTGGATACTTTGCACGTGGAGACCTTCGTGCTGTTCCTGCGCAATCCGGTAGTGCAACTACCGCCGCTACCCGCGTACGACGCGCAGCAGGTGGACGGCACGACCATCGAGGTATCGATATCCAAGGAACAGAACCTCAATCAGGTATTCCAGTCGTTGTCAGGACATGGCATCGAAGTGCTGAGCATGAAGAACAAGTCGAACCGACTGGAGGAACTTTTCGTGCGGCTGGTCAATACCAAAAGCGCGTCCTGA